A stretch of the Balneolales bacterium ANBcel1 genome encodes the following:
- the rpmB gene encoding 50S ribosomal protein L28 yields MSLRDDIFGSKAQNGYRSSKSNNKTKHRFKLNLQKRRFYIPEEDRWITLRVTAKTVRTINRKGVTAVLQEARKKGTLNKNI; encoded by the coding sequence ATGTCATTACGAGACGATATATTCGGAAGCAAGGCCCAAAACGGCTATCGGTCTTCCAAGTCCAATAATAAAACGAAGCATCGTTTTAAATTGAATCTTCAGAAAAGGAGATTTTACATTCCTGAAGAAGATCGCTGGATCACATTGCGTGTTACTGCCAAAACCGTTCGGACGATCAACCGAAAAGGTGTAACAGCGGTTTTGCAGGAAGCCAGAAAAAAAGGCACCCTTAACAAAAACATCTGA